A genomic region of Oncorhynchus mykiss isolate Arlee chromosome 16, USDA_OmykA_1.1, whole genome shotgun sequence contains the following coding sequences:
- the LOC110491465 gene encoding delta-1-pyrroline-5-carboxylate synthase isoform X2: MLSRYHPVVAAESSGQLTMLLQRLSLRAGLPPSPRTQRTTIFPRLAKALTQVGLARAKSNSFTHRGELRKAKRIVVKLGSAVVTRGDECGLALGRLASVVEQVAMLQNQGREMMIVTSGAVAFGKQRLRHEILLSQSVRQALHSGQNQIKDMSVPVFEARACAAAGQSGLMALYEAMFTQYSTCTAQVLVTNLDFHDDQKRWNLNSTLQELLRMNIVPIINTNDAVVPPPEPNSDLQGVNVISIKDNDSLAARLAVEMKADLLIALSDVEGLYDSPPGTDDAKLIDIFYPGDQLSITYGTKSRVGIGGMEAKVKAALWALQGGTSVVIANGTHPKVTGHVITDIVEGKKVGTFFSEVKPAGPTVEQQTEMARNSGRTLAALHPEQRGEIIRHLANLLVEKKEEILAANKMDMDIAVNAGQLSSALLNRLSLSPAKLNSLAIGLRQIALASRDSVGRVLRRTRVAHNLELEQITVPIGVLLVIFEARPDCLPQVSALAIASGNALLAKGGKEAANTNRILLELTQEALDIHWVKEAVQLVSTREEVEDLCRLDEMIDLIIPRGSSQLVKNIQSAAKGIPVLGHSEGICHVYIDSEAAIDKAIKIVRDSKCDYPAACNAMETLLVHRDILRTPLFDQIIDMLRTEQVKIHAGPRFASNLTFSPSEVKSLRTEYGDLECCIEVVDSMQEAIDHIHRYGSSHTDVIVTENEDTAERFLQQLDSACVFWNVSSRFADGYRFGLGAEVGISTARIHARGPVGLEGLLTTKWVLRGDGHTAADFSEQGTMEYLHENLPVTQPQPRQIAAQSEE; the protein is encoded by the exons ATGCTAAGCAGGTATCACC ctgtTGTAGCGGCTGAAAGTTCGGGTCAGTTGACCATGCTGTTACAGAGGCTGTCTCTTCGTGCCGGGCTCCCTCCGAGCCCCAGGACTCAACGCACCACCATCTTCCCTCGTCTAGCCAAAGCACTGACACAAG TGGGTCTGGCGCGTGCCAAAAGTAACTCCTTCACCCACCGCGGGGAGCTCCGCAAGGCCAAGAGGATTGTGGTCAAGCTGGGCAGCGCCGTAGTCACCCGGGGTGATGAGTGCGGCCTGGCGCTGGGCAGGCTGGCCTCGGTAGTAGAGCAG gtGGCCATGCTAcagaaccaggggagagagatgatgatCGTCACCAGTGGAGCGGTGGCCTTCGGGAAGCAGAGACTGAGGCACGAGATCCTGCTGTCCCAGAGTGTCAGACAGGCCCTGCACTCTGGACAGAACCAGATCAAAGACATG TCAGTACCAGTTTTCGAGGCGCGGGCCTGTGCGGCAGCCGGACAGAGTGGTCTGATGGCCCTGTATGAGGCCATGTTCACCCAGTACAGCACATGCACTGCACAG GTCCTGGTCACCAACCTGGACTTCCATGACGACCAGAAGCGGTGGAACCTGAACAGCACGCTGCAGGAGCTGCTTCGCATGAACATCGTACCCATTATCAACACCAACGATGCCGTGGTGCCCCCGCCCGAGCCCAACAGCGACCTCCAGGGGGTAAAC GTCATCAGTATAAAGGACAATGACAGCCTGGCGGCACGCCTGGCCGTGGAGATGAAGGCAGACCTCCTCATTGCTCTCTCTGACGTAGAAG GTCTGTACGACAGCCCTCCTGGAACAGATGACGCCAAACTCATTGACATCTTCTACCCTGGTGACCAGCTGTCGATCACCTACGGCACAAAATCCAGGGTGGGGATAGGAGGCATGGAGGCCAAG GTAAAGGCGGCCCTGTGGGCCCTACAGGGGGGCACGTCGGTAGTCATTGCCAACGGCACCCACCCCAAGGTGACGGGCCACGTCATCACTGACATCGTGGAGGGCAAGAAAGTGGGCACCTTCTTCTCCGAGGTCAAACCTGCCG GCCCCACCGTGGAGCAGCAGACTGAGATGGCCCGGAACTCTGGCAGGACCCTGGCAGCCCTTCATCCAGAACAG AGAGGTGAGATCATCCGTCACCTGGCAAACCTGCTGGTTGAGAAGAAGGAGGAGATCCTTGCTGCTAACAAGATGGACATGGACATAGCAGTCAATGCAG GTCAGTTGTCGTCAGCCTTGCTGAACCGTCTGAGCCTGTCCCCGGCCAAGCTGAATAGCCTGGCTATAGGCCTGAGACAGATAGCCCTGGCCTCTCGGGACAGCGTGGGCAGAGTGCTGCGTAGGACCAGAGTAGCCCACAATTTAGAGCTAGAGCAGATCACTGTGCCCATAGGAGTACTGCTGGTCATCTTCGAGGCCCGCCCCGACTGCTTGCCACAG GTATCAGCTTTAGCCATAGCCAGCGGGAATGCTCTGCTGGCGAAGGGGGGCAAGGAAGCAGCCAACACCAACCGCATCTTACTTGAGCTGACCCAGGAAGCACTGGATATCCACTGGGTCAAAGAGGCTGTACAGCTG GTGAGTACCCGTGAGGAGGTGGAGGACCTGTGTAGACTAGATGAGATGATAGACCTGATCATCCCGCGAGGCTCATCCCAGCTGGTCAAGAACATTCAGAGCGCAGCCAAGGGCATCCCAGTTCTGGGCCACAGTGAAGGCATCTGCCACGTCTACATCGACTCGGAGGCCGCCATCGACAAGGCCATCAAGATCG TCAGAGACTCTAAATGTGACTATCCTGCGGCCTGCAATGCTATGGAAACACTGTTGGTTCACAGGGACATACTCAGGACTCCTCTGTTTGACCAGATCATAGACATGCTCCGCACCGAACAg GTGAAGATTCACGCTGGCCCCAGGTTTGCCTCCAACCTGACCTTCAGCCCATCAGAGGTCAAGTCTCTGAGGACAGAGTACGGGGATCTGGAGTGCTGCATCGAGGTGGTGGACAGTATGCAGGAAGCGATAGACCATATCCACAGATATGGCAGCTCCCACACCGACGTCATTGTGACTGAAAACG AGGACACAGCGGAGCGGTTCCTGCAGCAGCTGGACAGTGCTTGTGTGTTCTGGAACGTCAGTTCGCGATTCGCAGACGGATACCGCTTCGGACTGG GTGCTGAGGTGGGCATCAGCACAGCTCGTATCCATGCCCGGGGCCCCGTGGGCCTGGAGGGTCTCCTCACCACTAAGTGGGTCCTGAGAGGAGACGGCCACACTGCTGCAGACTTCTCTGAACAGGGCACCATGGAGTACCTCCACGAGAATTTGCCAGTCACACAGCCACAGCCCAGACAGATAGCTGCCCAGAGTGAGGAATGA
- the LOC110491465 gene encoding delta-1-pyrroline-5-carboxylate synthase isoform X1: MLSRYHPVVAAESSGQLTMLLQRLSLRAGLPPSPRTQRTTIFPRLAKALTQVGLARAKSNSFTHRGELRKAKRIVVKLGSAVVTRGDECGLALGRLASVVEQVAMLQNQGREMMIVTSGAVAFGKQRLRHEILLSQSVRQALHSGQNQIKDMSVPVFEARACAAAGQSGLMALYEAMFTQYSTCTAQVLVTNLDFHDDQKRWNLNSTLQELLRMNIVPIINTNDAVVPPPEPNSDLQGVNVGKGTGGTEGQEQGREVISIKDNDSLAARLAVEMKADLLIALSDVEGLYDSPPGTDDAKLIDIFYPGDQLSITYGTKSRVGIGGMEAKVKAALWALQGGTSVVIANGTHPKVTGHVITDIVEGKKVGTFFSEVKPAGPTVEQQTEMARNSGRTLAALHPEQRGEIIRHLANLLVEKKEEILAANKMDMDIAVNAGQLSSALLNRLSLSPAKLNSLAIGLRQIALASRDSVGRVLRRTRVAHNLELEQITVPIGVLLVIFEARPDCLPQVSALAIASGNALLAKGGKEAANTNRILLELTQEALDIHWVKEAVQLVSTREEVEDLCRLDEMIDLIIPRGSSQLVKNIQSAAKGIPVLGHSEGICHVYIDSEAAIDKAIKIVRDSKCDYPAACNAMETLLVHRDILRTPLFDQIIDMLRTEQVKIHAGPRFASNLTFSPSEVKSLRTEYGDLECCIEVVDSMQEAIDHIHRYGSSHTDVIVTENEDTAERFLQQLDSACVFWNVSSRFADGYRFGLGAEVGISTARIHARGPVGLEGLLTTKWVLRGDGHTAADFSEQGTMEYLHENLPVTQPQPRQIAAQSEE, encoded by the exons ATGCTAAGCAGGTATCACC ctgtTGTAGCGGCTGAAAGTTCGGGTCAGTTGACCATGCTGTTACAGAGGCTGTCTCTTCGTGCCGGGCTCCCTCCGAGCCCCAGGACTCAACGCACCACCATCTTCCCTCGTCTAGCCAAAGCACTGACACAAG TGGGTCTGGCGCGTGCCAAAAGTAACTCCTTCACCCACCGCGGGGAGCTCCGCAAGGCCAAGAGGATTGTGGTCAAGCTGGGCAGCGCCGTAGTCACCCGGGGTGATGAGTGCGGCCTGGCGCTGGGCAGGCTGGCCTCGGTAGTAGAGCAG gtGGCCATGCTAcagaaccaggggagagagatgatgatCGTCACCAGTGGAGCGGTGGCCTTCGGGAAGCAGAGACTGAGGCACGAGATCCTGCTGTCCCAGAGTGTCAGACAGGCCCTGCACTCTGGACAGAACCAGATCAAAGACATG TCAGTACCAGTTTTCGAGGCGCGGGCCTGTGCGGCAGCCGGACAGAGTGGTCTGATGGCCCTGTATGAGGCCATGTTCACCCAGTACAGCACATGCACTGCACAG GTCCTGGTCACCAACCTGGACTTCCATGACGACCAGAAGCGGTGGAACCTGAACAGCACGCTGCAGGAGCTGCTTCGCATGAACATCGTACCCATTATCAACACCAACGATGCCGTGGTGCCCCCGCCCGAGCCCAACAGCGACCTCCAGGGGGTAAACGTGGGTAAGGGCACGGGGGGAACGGAGGGGCAAGAACAGGGGCGAGAG GTCATCAGTATAAAGGACAATGACAGCCTGGCGGCACGCCTGGCCGTGGAGATGAAGGCAGACCTCCTCATTGCTCTCTCTGACGTAGAAG GTCTGTACGACAGCCCTCCTGGAACAGATGACGCCAAACTCATTGACATCTTCTACCCTGGTGACCAGCTGTCGATCACCTACGGCACAAAATCCAGGGTGGGGATAGGAGGCATGGAGGCCAAG GTAAAGGCGGCCCTGTGGGCCCTACAGGGGGGCACGTCGGTAGTCATTGCCAACGGCACCCACCCCAAGGTGACGGGCCACGTCATCACTGACATCGTGGAGGGCAAGAAAGTGGGCACCTTCTTCTCCGAGGTCAAACCTGCCG GCCCCACCGTGGAGCAGCAGACTGAGATGGCCCGGAACTCTGGCAGGACCCTGGCAGCCCTTCATCCAGAACAG AGAGGTGAGATCATCCGTCACCTGGCAAACCTGCTGGTTGAGAAGAAGGAGGAGATCCTTGCTGCTAACAAGATGGACATGGACATAGCAGTCAATGCAG GTCAGTTGTCGTCAGCCTTGCTGAACCGTCTGAGCCTGTCCCCGGCCAAGCTGAATAGCCTGGCTATAGGCCTGAGACAGATAGCCCTGGCCTCTCGGGACAGCGTGGGCAGAGTGCTGCGTAGGACCAGAGTAGCCCACAATTTAGAGCTAGAGCAGATCACTGTGCCCATAGGAGTACTGCTGGTCATCTTCGAGGCCCGCCCCGACTGCTTGCCACAG GTATCAGCTTTAGCCATAGCCAGCGGGAATGCTCTGCTGGCGAAGGGGGGCAAGGAAGCAGCCAACACCAACCGCATCTTACTTGAGCTGACCCAGGAAGCACTGGATATCCACTGGGTCAAAGAGGCTGTACAGCTG GTGAGTACCCGTGAGGAGGTGGAGGACCTGTGTAGACTAGATGAGATGATAGACCTGATCATCCCGCGAGGCTCATCCCAGCTGGTCAAGAACATTCAGAGCGCAGCCAAGGGCATCCCAGTTCTGGGCCACAGTGAAGGCATCTGCCACGTCTACATCGACTCGGAGGCCGCCATCGACAAGGCCATCAAGATCG TCAGAGACTCTAAATGTGACTATCCTGCGGCCTGCAATGCTATGGAAACACTGTTGGTTCACAGGGACATACTCAGGACTCCTCTGTTTGACCAGATCATAGACATGCTCCGCACCGAACAg GTGAAGATTCACGCTGGCCCCAGGTTTGCCTCCAACCTGACCTTCAGCCCATCAGAGGTCAAGTCTCTGAGGACAGAGTACGGGGATCTGGAGTGCTGCATCGAGGTGGTGGACAGTATGCAGGAAGCGATAGACCATATCCACAGATATGGCAGCTCCCACACCGACGTCATTGTGACTGAAAACG AGGACACAGCGGAGCGGTTCCTGCAGCAGCTGGACAGTGCTTGTGTGTTCTGGAACGTCAGTTCGCGATTCGCAGACGGATACCGCTTCGGACTGG GTGCTGAGGTGGGCATCAGCACAGCTCGTATCCATGCCCGGGGCCCCGTGGGCCTGGAGGGTCTCCTCACCACTAAGTGGGTCCTGAGAGGAGACGGCCACACTGCTGCAGACTTCTCTGAACAGGGCACCATGGAGTACCTCCACGAGAATTTGCCAGTCACACAGCCACAGCCCAGACAGATAGCTGCCCAGAGTGAGGAATGA
- the LOC110491465 gene encoding delta-1-pyrroline-5-carboxylate synthase isoform X4 has translation MLLQRLSLRAGLPPSPRTQRTTIFPRLAKALTQVGLARAKSNSFTHRGELRKAKRIVVKLGSAVVTRGDECGLALGRLASVVEQVAMLQNQGREMMIVTSGAVAFGKQRLRHEILLSQSVRQALHSGQNQIKDMSVPVFEARACAAAGQSGLMALYEAMFTQYSTCTAQVLVTNLDFHDDQKRWNLNSTLQELLRMNIVPIINTNDAVVPPPEPNSDLQGVNVGKGTGGTEGQEQGREVISIKDNDSLAARLAVEMKADLLIALSDVEGLYDSPPGTDDAKLIDIFYPGDQLSITYGTKSRVGIGGMEAKVKAALWALQGGTSVVIANGTHPKVTGHVITDIVEGKKVGTFFSEVKPAGPTVEQQTEMARNSGRTLAALHPEQRGEIIRHLANLLVEKKEEILAANKMDMDIAVNAGQLSSALLNRLSLSPAKLNSLAIGLRQIALASRDSVGRVLRRTRVAHNLELEQITVPIGVLLVIFEARPDCLPQVSALAIASGNALLAKGGKEAANTNRILLELTQEALDIHWVKEAVQLVSTREEVEDLCRLDEMIDLIIPRGSSQLVKNIQSAAKGIPVLGHSEGICHVYIDSEAAIDKAIKIVRDSKCDYPAACNAMETLLVHRDILRTPLFDQIIDMLRTEQVKIHAGPRFASNLTFSPSEVKSLRTEYGDLECCIEVVDSMQEAIDHIHRYGSSHTDVIVTENEDTAERFLQQLDSACVFWNVSSRFADGYRFGLGAEVGISTARIHARGPVGLEGLLTTKWVLRGDGHTAADFSEQGTMEYLHENLPVTQPQPRQIAAQSEE, from the exons ATGCTGTTACAGAGGCTGTCTCTTCGTGCCGGGCTCCCTCCGAGCCCCAGGACTCAACGCACCACCATCTTCCCTCGTCTAGCCAAAGCACTGACACAAG TGGGTCTGGCGCGTGCCAAAAGTAACTCCTTCACCCACCGCGGGGAGCTCCGCAAGGCCAAGAGGATTGTGGTCAAGCTGGGCAGCGCCGTAGTCACCCGGGGTGATGAGTGCGGCCTGGCGCTGGGCAGGCTGGCCTCGGTAGTAGAGCAG gtGGCCATGCTAcagaaccaggggagagagatgatgatCGTCACCAGTGGAGCGGTGGCCTTCGGGAAGCAGAGACTGAGGCACGAGATCCTGCTGTCCCAGAGTGTCAGACAGGCCCTGCACTCTGGACAGAACCAGATCAAAGACATG TCAGTACCAGTTTTCGAGGCGCGGGCCTGTGCGGCAGCCGGACAGAGTGGTCTGATGGCCCTGTATGAGGCCATGTTCACCCAGTACAGCACATGCACTGCACAG GTCCTGGTCACCAACCTGGACTTCCATGACGACCAGAAGCGGTGGAACCTGAACAGCACGCTGCAGGAGCTGCTTCGCATGAACATCGTACCCATTATCAACACCAACGATGCCGTGGTGCCCCCGCCCGAGCCCAACAGCGACCTCCAGGGGGTAAACGTGGGTAAGGGCACGGGGGGAACGGAGGGGCAAGAACAGGGGCGAGAG GTCATCAGTATAAAGGACAATGACAGCCTGGCGGCACGCCTGGCCGTGGAGATGAAGGCAGACCTCCTCATTGCTCTCTCTGACGTAGAAG GTCTGTACGACAGCCCTCCTGGAACAGATGACGCCAAACTCATTGACATCTTCTACCCTGGTGACCAGCTGTCGATCACCTACGGCACAAAATCCAGGGTGGGGATAGGAGGCATGGAGGCCAAG GTAAAGGCGGCCCTGTGGGCCCTACAGGGGGGCACGTCGGTAGTCATTGCCAACGGCACCCACCCCAAGGTGACGGGCCACGTCATCACTGACATCGTGGAGGGCAAGAAAGTGGGCACCTTCTTCTCCGAGGTCAAACCTGCCG GCCCCACCGTGGAGCAGCAGACTGAGATGGCCCGGAACTCTGGCAGGACCCTGGCAGCCCTTCATCCAGAACAG AGAGGTGAGATCATCCGTCACCTGGCAAACCTGCTGGTTGAGAAGAAGGAGGAGATCCTTGCTGCTAACAAGATGGACATGGACATAGCAGTCAATGCAG GTCAGTTGTCGTCAGCCTTGCTGAACCGTCTGAGCCTGTCCCCGGCCAAGCTGAATAGCCTGGCTATAGGCCTGAGACAGATAGCCCTGGCCTCTCGGGACAGCGTGGGCAGAGTGCTGCGTAGGACCAGAGTAGCCCACAATTTAGAGCTAGAGCAGATCACTGTGCCCATAGGAGTACTGCTGGTCATCTTCGAGGCCCGCCCCGACTGCTTGCCACAG GTATCAGCTTTAGCCATAGCCAGCGGGAATGCTCTGCTGGCGAAGGGGGGCAAGGAAGCAGCCAACACCAACCGCATCTTACTTGAGCTGACCCAGGAAGCACTGGATATCCACTGGGTCAAAGAGGCTGTACAGCTG GTGAGTACCCGTGAGGAGGTGGAGGACCTGTGTAGACTAGATGAGATGATAGACCTGATCATCCCGCGAGGCTCATCCCAGCTGGTCAAGAACATTCAGAGCGCAGCCAAGGGCATCCCAGTTCTGGGCCACAGTGAAGGCATCTGCCACGTCTACATCGACTCGGAGGCCGCCATCGACAAGGCCATCAAGATCG TCAGAGACTCTAAATGTGACTATCCTGCGGCCTGCAATGCTATGGAAACACTGTTGGTTCACAGGGACATACTCAGGACTCCTCTGTTTGACCAGATCATAGACATGCTCCGCACCGAACAg GTGAAGATTCACGCTGGCCCCAGGTTTGCCTCCAACCTGACCTTCAGCCCATCAGAGGTCAAGTCTCTGAGGACAGAGTACGGGGATCTGGAGTGCTGCATCGAGGTGGTGGACAGTATGCAGGAAGCGATAGACCATATCCACAGATATGGCAGCTCCCACACCGACGTCATTGTGACTGAAAACG AGGACACAGCGGAGCGGTTCCTGCAGCAGCTGGACAGTGCTTGTGTGTTCTGGAACGTCAGTTCGCGATTCGCAGACGGATACCGCTTCGGACTGG GTGCTGAGGTGGGCATCAGCACAGCTCGTATCCATGCCCGGGGCCCCGTGGGCCTGGAGGGTCTCCTCACCACTAAGTGGGTCCTGAGAGGAGACGGCCACACTGCTGCAGACTTCTCTGAACAGGGCACCATGGAGTACCTCCACGAGAATTTGCCAGTCACACAGCCACAGCCCAGACAGATAGCTGCCCAGAGTGAGGAATGA
- the LOC110491465 gene encoding delta-1-pyrroline-5-carboxylate synthase isoform X3: MLSRYHPVVAAESSGQLTMLLQRLSLRAGLPPSPRTQRTTIFPRLAKALTQVGLARAKSNSFTHRGELRKAKRIVVKLGSAVVTRGDECGLALGRLASVVEQVAMLQNQGREMMIVTSGAVAFGKQRLRHEILLSQSVRQALHSGQNQIKDMSVPVFEARACAAAGQSGLMALYEAMFTQYSTCTAQVLVTNLDFHDDQKRWNLNSTLQELLRMNIVPIINTNDAVVPPPEPNSDLQGVISIKDNDSLAARLAVEMKADLLIALSDVEGLYDSPPGTDDAKLIDIFYPGDQLSITYGTKSRVGIGGMEAKVKAALWALQGGTSVVIANGTHPKVTGHVITDIVEGKKVGTFFSEVKPAGPTVEQQTEMARNSGRTLAALHPEQRGEIIRHLANLLVEKKEEILAANKMDMDIAVNAGQLSSALLNRLSLSPAKLNSLAIGLRQIALASRDSVGRVLRRTRVAHNLELEQITVPIGVLLVIFEARPDCLPQVSALAIASGNALLAKGGKEAANTNRILLELTQEALDIHWVKEAVQLVSTREEVEDLCRLDEMIDLIIPRGSSQLVKNIQSAAKGIPVLGHSEGICHVYIDSEAAIDKAIKIVRDSKCDYPAACNAMETLLVHRDILRTPLFDQIIDMLRTEQVKIHAGPRFASNLTFSPSEVKSLRTEYGDLECCIEVVDSMQEAIDHIHRYGSSHTDVIVTENEDTAERFLQQLDSACVFWNVSSRFADGYRFGLGAEVGISTARIHARGPVGLEGLLTTKWVLRGDGHTAADFSEQGTMEYLHENLPVTQPQPRQIAAQSEE, translated from the exons ATGCTAAGCAGGTATCACC ctgtTGTAGCGGCTGAAAGTTCGGGTCAGTTGACCATGCTGTTACAGAGGCTGTCTCTTCGTGCCGGGCTCCCTCCGAGCCCCAGGACTCAACGCACCACCATCTTCCCTCGTCTAGCCAAAGCACTGACACAAG TGGGTCTGGCGCGTGCCAAAAGTAACTCCTTCACCCACCGCGGGGAGCTCCGCAAGGCCAAGAGGATTGTGGTCAAGCTGGGCAGCGCCGTAGTCACCCGGGGTGATGAGTGCGGCCTGGCGCTGGGCAGGCTGGCCTCGGTAGTAGAGCAG gtGGCCATGCTAcagaaccaggggagagagatgatgatCGTCACCAGTGGAGCGGTGGCCTTCGGGAAGCAGAGACTGAGGCACGAGATCCTGCTGTCCCAGAGTGTCAGACAGGCCCTGCACTCTGGACAGAACCAGATCAAAGACATG TCAGTACCAGTTTTCGAGGCGCGGGCCTGTGCGGCAGCCGGACAGAGTGGTCTGATGGCCCTGTATGAGGCCATGTTCACCCAGTACAGCACATGCACTGCACAG GTCCTGGTCACCAACCTGGACTTCCATGACGACCAGAAGCGGTGGAACCTGAACAGCACGCTGCAGGAGCTGCTTCGCATGAACATCGTACCCATTATCAACACCAACGATGCCGTGGTGCCCCCGCCCGAGCCCAACAGCGACCTCCAGGGG GTCATCAGTATAAAGGACAATGACAGCCTGGCGGCACGCCTGGCCGTGGAGATGAAGGCAGACCTCCTCATTGCTCTCTCTGACGTAGAAG GTCTGTACGACAGCCCTCCTGGAACAGATGACGCCAAACTCATTGACATCTTCTACCCTGGTGACCAGCTGTCGATCACCTACGGCACAAAATCCAGGGTGGGGATAGGAGGCATGGAGGCCAAG GTAAAGGCGGCCCTGTGGGCCCTACAGGGGGGCACGTCGGTAGTCATTGCCAACGGCACCCACCCCAAGGTGACGGGCCACGTCATCACTGACATCGTGGAGGGCAAGAAAGTGGGCACCTTCTTCTCCGAGGTCAAACCTGCCG GCCCCACCGTGGAGCAGCAGACTGAGATGGCCCGGAACTCTGGCAGGACCCTGGCAGCCCTTCATCCAGAACAG AGAGGTGAGATCATCCGTCACCTGGCAAACCTGCTGGTTGAGAAGAAGGAGGAGATCCTTGCTGCTAACAAGATGGACATGGACATAGCAGTCAATGCAG GTCAGTTGTCGTCAGCCTTGCTGAACCGTCTGAGCCTGTCCCCGGCCAAGCTGAATAGCCTGGCTATAGGCCTGAGACAGATAGCCCTGGCCTCTCGGGACAGCGTGGGCAGAGTGCTGCGTAGGACCAGAGTAGCCCACAATTTAGAGCTAGAGCAGATCACTGTGCCCATAGGAGTACTGCTGGTCATCTTCGAGGCCCGCCCCGACTGCTTGCCACAG GTATCAGCTTTAGCCATAGCCAGCGGGAATGCTCTGCTGGCGAAGGGGGGCAAGGAAGCAGCCAACACCAACCGCATCTTACTTGAGCTGACCCAGGAAGCACTGGATATCCACTGGGTCAAAGAGGCTGTACAGCTG GTGAGTACCCGTGAGGAGGTGGAGGACCTGTGTAGACTAGATGAGATGATAGACCTGATCATCCCGCGAGGCTCATCCCAGCTGGTCAAGAACATTCAGAGCGCAGCCAAGGGCATCCCAGTTCTGGGCCACAGTGAAGGCATCTGCCACGTCTACATCGACTCGGAGGCCGCCATCGACAAGGCCATCAAGATCG TCAGAGACTCTAAATGTGACTATCCTGCGGCCTGCAATGCTATGGAAACACTGTTGGTTCACAGGGACATACTCAGGACTCCTCTGTTTGACCAGATCATAGACATGCTCCGCACCGAACAg GTGAAGATTCACGCTGGCCCCAGGTTTGCCTCCAACCTGACCTTCAGCCCATCAGAGGTCAAGTCTCTGAGGACAGAGTACGGGGATCTGGAGTGCTGCATCGAGGTGGTGGACAGTATGCAGGAAGCGATAGACCATATCCACAGATATGGCAGCTCCCACACCGACGTCATTGTGACTGAAAACG AGGACACAGCGGAGCGGTTCCTGCAGCAGCTGGACAGTGCTTGTGTGTTCTGGAACGTCAGTTCGCGATTCGCAGACGGATACCGCTTCGGACTGG GTGCTGAGGTGGGCATCAGCACAGCTCGTATCCATGCCCGGGGCCCCGTGGGCCTGGAGGGTCTCCTCACCACTAAGTGGGTCCTGAGAGGAGACGGCCACACTGCTGCAGACTTCTCTGAACAGGGCACCATGGAGTACCTCCACGAGAATTTGCCAGTCACACAGCCACAGCCCAGACAGATAGCTGCCCAGAGTGAGGAATGA